The genomic region CTTTCCCATTGGCCAGGACCTGCAACATGGCACGTAAAGAGTTTGCCCACCACGAAGCCGTTTCCGCCTTGGTGCGTGAAGAAGAGGGTGGCTATAGCGCCGCCATCGCCGTCAAGGCGCTGGATGGCATGGGCGCACCGCGCTTTCACAAGATCCTCGATGGACAGACGTTCAAGACTGCCTCCGACGCCGACGATGCCGCAGCTCTGCAACTGGAGCGTTTGGTCGATGTAGATGAAGACGGTCAGCTCTCTTGGGCAGCTTCCGCCAACTAAAAACACCGCTGATCCAAATGTGGGCGCGGGCTTGTGTGGGAGCGGGCTTGCTCGCGAATGCGGTGGATCAGTTGGTCTATGCATTGACTGACACGCCCCCTTCGCGAGCAAGCCCGCTCCCACATTTTTATCGCATTCCAATCAGCGTTTCGCGGCGCCTGGGCGGTACATTTTGAACAGCGCTTCCGGCCCCAGCTGAAAATAATCCGCCGGGCCGCCTCCACGCAGGATCGGCTCGGCGGCAGCCGTGTCGTACACCCCGTCTTTCAACAGCCACTTGGCGATATGCACCGCCACGACCTCGCCAAGCACCAGCCAGCTCGGCACCAGCTCCTCGTCGGCGCGCTGCAGCTGAATGATCTGCGTCACCTTGCACTCGAACGACACCGGGCTCTCACCCACGCGAGGCACGGCGATCACTTTTGAAGCCACCGGCGTCAGGCCGGACAATTCAAACTCGTTGACCTCGGGCGAGACCGGCGCGCAGCTCTGGTTCATCTGCTCGGCCAGCGGGCGGGTAGCCAGGTTCCACACGAACTCACCGGTCTGTTCGATGTTGTTCAGGCTGTCTTTGCGCCCGACACTGGAAAACCCAATGATCGGCGGAATGTAGTTAAACGCATTGAAGAAACTGTAGGGCGCCAGGTTCAGGCGGCCTTCGCGGTCCTGGGACGAAATCCAGCCAATCGGGCGTGGGCCGACAATCGCATTGAATGGGTCATGGGGCAGGCCGTGGCCGTTGGCGGGTTCGTAGAAATGAATATCGTCGGACATGGCCGGGGTTCCTGCTGCGCGGTTCTGGGGAGGGCACCATAGTGCAATCCAGCGCGGCGGATTTCTATCATCCATATGGAATTTTCATACAGCCCCCACCTATTTTTCACAGCTTCCGGTTCAGTCTGCGCGCCAGGTCGACACCCCCTGATAAGTCGATCGATTGAAAGACTGAGCCTTTGGAGCCTTCCGCACGATGAACAAACTTCCTCAGATCACCCTGGCGTTCTGGGTCATGAAAATCTGCGCCACGACCCTGGGCGAAACCGCCGGGGACTTGCTGTCGATGACCTTGAATGTCGGTTACGCCATCAGCTCAATGATCCTGATCAGCGTGTTCCTGGTCACCCTGGTGACGCAACTCTGGTCGAAAACCTACAACCCGGTGCTGTACTGGATCGTGATCCTGTCCACCAGCACCGCCGGCACCACCATGTCCGACTTTATGGACCGCACGCTGGGGCTAGGTTATGCCACGGGGTCGATGATTCTGGTGTCGATCCTGGTGGCGATCTTTGCCCTGTGGCGTATCAGCGGCGATTCGCTGAACGTGAACAAGGTGCAGACCTTTCGCGGTGAACTGTTCTACTGGATGGCGATCCTGTTCTCCAACACCCTGGGCACGGCGCTGGGGGATTTCCTGGCGGATGATTCCGGGCTCGGGTTTGCCGGTGGCGCCTTGCTGATCGGCGCGAGCATCGCGGTGGTGGTGTTGCTGAAATACTTCACGCGGATTTCGTCGGTGCTGTTGTTCTGGGTGGCGTTTGTGCTGACCCGGCCGTTCGGTGCCACCCTGGGTGACTTCCTGACCAAACCCCATGAAAAGGGCGGGCTGGACTTTGGCACCATCGGCTCGTCGGCGGTGTTGGCGGCAGTGCTGGTGGTGATGATTGCCGGGGCGGCCTATGCCCAGCGTCGGTATGGGCGCCAGGCGGTTGCCGAGCTGTCTTGAGGCCAATAAAAAAGGGCCATGTCAGTCAATGACATGGCCCCTTTTTTATTGCCACCGAACCTTTAGTCCGTGGTAATCCGCGAATGCTTGCGGGTGTCCTTCATGGTCACATACACCAGCAGCGACACCGCAATACACGCGGTGACGTACCAGTAGTACCCGGTTTCCATGCCGATGCTTTTGAACCACAACGCGATGTATTCAGCGGTGCCGCCGAAGATCGACACGGTCAGCGCATAGGGCAAGCCAACACCCAGGGCGCGGATTTCGGTGGGGAACAGTTCAGCCTTCACCACGGCGTTGATCGAGGTGTAGCCGCTGACGATGATCAGCGCCGCCATGATCAGGAAGAACGCGCCCCACCAGGTCTGGATGGTGTGCAGGGTGGTGAGGATCGGCACCGTGAACAGCGTGCCGAGGACGCCGAAGGCGATCAGGATTGGCCGGCGGCCAACCTTGTCCGACAGCCCGCCGATGATGGGTTGCAGGCACATGAACAGGAACAGCGTGGCTGCTGAAATGGTGGTGGAGTCGGAGATGCTCATGCCGACGGTGTTCACCAGGTATTTCTGCATATAGGTGGTGTAGGTGTAGAACGCCAGGGTACCGCCCATGGTCAGGCCGACGACGGTCATCAGTTCCTTGGGGTGGCGCATCAAGGTGCGCATCGTGCTTTCCTTGGCTTTTTCTTTCTTGGTGAACGACTCGGTTTCTTCCATGCCACGACGCAGGTACAGCGCCACTACTGCACACAGGGCGCCGATGGCGAACGGGATACGCCAGCCCCAGTCGTACAGCTGCTCGGTAGTCAGGGTCTGTTGCAGCACGATCAGCACGCCAAGGGCGATGAGCTGGCCAGAGATCAGGGTTACGTACTGGAAGCTGGAGTAGAAGCCACGACGTTCCTTGGTCGCCATCTCGCTGAGGTAAGTGGCGGAGGTGCCGTATTCGCCCCCGACCGACAGCCCCTGCAGTAGGCGGGCGAATACCAGCAGGATCGGCGCACCGATACCAATGGCTTCATAACCCGGGCTCAGGGCAATCAGCAGCGAGCCGAAGCACATCAGGTACACCGAGGCCATCAAGGCCTTTTTACGCCCGACCTTGTCGGCGTACAGGCCCATCAGCCAGCCACCAATCGGGCGCATCAGGAAGCCCACGGCGAAGATCGCGGCGGTGTTCAAGAGTTGGGCGGTGGTGTCGCCTTTCGGGAAAAAGGTCTTGGCGAAGTACAGAGAGAAAGCAGCGTAGACGTACCAGTCGTACCACTCGACCATGTTGCCGACCGATCCGCTGAAGATCGACTTGATACGGCTGGAGGTGGTGCGTTCTTTTGCCGGCGCAGCCGCCGACCCCAGAGGCAGGGAGTTGGAGTTATCCATTTAAGGATCCTTCATCTAATTGTTTTTGTGGAGCGCGCCCGAGCGCAGCCTGGCTGGGCTATAGCAGGAGCTGTGCCAAACAGATGAAGGCCCGGTCTAGAGGGGTTTGGAGATTTTTTTGAGCGGAAAGTCGCTGATGATTGAAGGGCGATGAGCGGAAAACCGCCGACGAAGATCGCTCCCACGCTCTGCGTGGGCGCGCATCCTGTGACGCTCCGCGTCACGATTTTAAGGGCGGACGCGGAGCGTCCAGAGCTGCATTACCACGCGGAGCGTGGGAATGATCGGTTTAGAGGAACGTGTCCCGCGCCAGGCCATGGCGCTGCATTTTTTCATTGAAGGTGCGCCGGGGCAGTTGCAGCTCGGCCAGCACCGCCTTGATATCGCCTTTGTGCCGGGTCAGTGCGGCTTTCAGGCAATGGGCTTCAAAGGCTTCCTGCTGGGCCGCCAACGATTGCCCGGCTTCGGCTTCGATACCTTCCGGCTCCGGCTCACCCAGCCCCAGCACCTGGCGTTCAGCGACGTTGGCCAGTTCCCGCACGTTGCCCGGCCAGTCATGGCTGAGCAGGCGGCCCAGCGCCGGCCCGCTCAACGGAGCGAAGCTGCGGCCCAGGCGTTCGGCCGCGCTTTGCGCAAAGTGTTCGAACAGCAGCGGAATGTCTTCCCGGCGCTCCCGCAGCGGTGGCAGGCGCAGTTGCGCGACGGTCAGGCGGTAGGCCAAATCCTCACGGAAACGCCCGGCGCGGGCTTCGTCCAGCAGGTCCGGCTTGGTGGCAGCGATGATCCGCAAGTCCACCTTGATGCTTTGATTGGAACCGAGCCGTTCGAGTTTTTGCTCCTGCAACACCCGCAGCAATTTCACCTGCTGGGCGAGGGGCATGCTCTCAATCTCATCGAGAAACAGGGTGCCGCCGTCGGCATATTCCAGCTTGCCGATACGCTTGCCCTGGGCGCCGGTAAACGCGCCACTTTCATGGCCGAACAGCTCGGCTTCAAACAGCTGCTCGGGAATCGCCGCGCAGTTCAGCGCCACAAATGGTTTCTTCGCCCGGGGGCCGAAATCATGCAGGCAACGGGCGACCAGTTCCTTGCCGCTGCCGGTTTCGCCGCGAATCAACACATTGACCGGCAGGCCCGCCAGGTCCAGCACTTGTCGGCGCAGGTTCTGCAAACCGC from Pseudomonas yamanorum harbors:
- a CDS encoding flavin reductase family protein, producing the protein MSDDIHFYEPANGHGLPHDPFNAIVGPRPIGWISSQDREGRLNLAPYSFFNAFNYIPPIIGFSSVGRKDSLNNIEQTGEFVWNLATRPLAEQMNQSCAPVSPEVNEFELSGLTPVASKVIAVPRVGESPVSFECKVTQIIQLQRADEELVPSWLVLGEVVAVHIAKWLLKDGVYDTAAAEPILRGGGPADYFQLGPEALFKMYRPGAAKR
- a CDS encoding COG4705 family protein, translating into MNKLPQITLAFWVMKICATTLGETAGDLLSMTLNVGYAISSMILISVFLVTLVTQLWSKTYNPVLYWIVILSTSTAGTTMSDFMDRTLGLGYATGSMILVSILVAIFALWRISGDSLNVNKVQTFRGELFYWMAILFSNTLGTALGDFLADDSGLGFAGGALLIGASIAVVVLLKYFTRISSVLLFWVAFVLTRPFGATLGDFLTKPHEKGGLDFGTIGSSAVLAAVLVVMIAGAAYAQRRYGRQAVAELS
- a CDS encoding MFS transporter: MDNSNSLPLGSAAAPAKERTTSSRIKSIFSGSVGNMVEWYDWYVYAAFSLYFAKTFFPKGDTTAQLLNTAAIFAVGFLMRPIGGWLMGLYADKVGRKKALMASVYLMCFGSLLIALSPGYEAIGIGAPILLVFARLLQGLSVGGEYGTSATYLSEMATKERRGFYSSFQYVTLISGQLIALGVLIVLQQTLTTEQLYDWGWRIPFAIGALCAVVALYLRRGMEETESFTKKEKAKESTMRTLMRHPKELMTVVGLTMGGTLAFYTYTTYMQKYLVNTVGMSISDSTTISAATLFLFMCLQPIIGGLSDKVGRRPILIAFGVLGTLFTVPILTTLHTIQTWWGAFFLIMAALIIVSGYTSINAVVKAELFPTEIRALGVGLPYALTVSIFGGTAEYIALWFKSIGMETGYYWYVTACIAVSLLVYVTMKDTRKHSRITTD
- a CDS encoding sigma-54-dependent transcriptional regulator, whose translation is MLNAVIVVDDEASIRTAVEQWLSLSGFEVQLFGRAEECLAQLPRDFPGVILSDVRMPGLSGLELLAEVQRRDADLPVILLTGHGDVPMAVEAMRDGAYDFLEKPFSPEALLSSLRRALDKRGLVLENRRLHQQADHRAQLESSLLGVSRGLQNLRRQVLDLAGLPVNVLIRGETGSGKELVARCLHDFGPRAKKPFVALNCAAIPEQLFEAELFGHESGAFTGAQGKRIGKLEYADGGTLFLDEIESMPLAQQVKLLRVLQEQKLERLGSNQSIKVDLRIIAATKPDLLDEARAGRFREDLAYRLTVAQLRLPPLRERREDIPLLFEHFAQSAAERLGRSFAPLSGPALGRLLSHDWPGNVRELANVAERQVLGLGEPEPEGIEAEAGQSLAAQQEAFEAHCLKAALTRHKGDIKAVLAELQLPRRTFNEKMQRHGLARDTFL